The window ATGAAGCAGTTGCAGGCCTACAGCCTGCTTTCGCCTTTATTTGACCCTCGGGTACTGCTTATTCTGCCTTGGTGAGTACTCGACGAATGCACATTGGAATGAGTTCTCTCCCATTTTCAGAGAAGCGGCGTCGTGAATCCAGTAGCTAAAGTCATTACACATGTAGTTTCTAACAGCAGATGTTGCATCAATTTTAAAACAAAGACGTGTGGTGCTTCTACAAGGTACCAAACAATGAGtggtgaaaaaaattgaaacttatgGTTCATATTTTCATCTCGACACCAATACACTGATGGTGTAGTGCAGTGCTGTACATCAGCTAGTAAGGCGTTCTGTCATGACTCGGCCTGATTATGAAAGTAAACTCCAGCATGGTTAAGTACAGCCAGCAAATGTAACAACTCATCATTGGACAACTTTGAAGGCCTCTTATCTTCAAACCCCTCGGCTCTGAGAACCCCGACAATCTTCTCCTTGAACAGATTCATCTCCCCTTCAGGGACAGACGACGACAGAGACTCCTCTTCACTGTTCCCCTCTTCATCTATATCACCATCTTCAACAGAAACACCACTAATCCCATCATCGTTAGTGATGGCAACGTCCTTTTTCAAACCAGCCAATGTGGAAGTTTTGAAGATCTCCATTAACTTCCTCTTCTGCTTAAATGTTGCACCTAAAGTTTTATTCTTCTTGCCGAAGCAAGTCCTTGTGAAAGCCCACCACTCAGCAAGATTTACCTCAGGAAGTTCAGTTTTTGGACGGATTATGACCACAGACGAGTTGACTTTAGGGACAGGAAGAAAGTCTCTCTTGCTTACATCCATTGCAAACTCCACATCAGCGACCAGCTTCACATTGACAGCCAATCTGTTATACTCTGAGTCACCAGGATTTGCTAATAACCTCCTTGCAAACTCTTTCTGCAGGAGGAGAGTCGCGCTTCTAAACTGGATTTTCCCATacaccaatttaattataagtGGTGACGATATCTGATACGGAATATTGGCAACTACAATATCAAATGGTGGAAACTGTGTCTTCAGCGCATCTTTCTGTATCACCTGCATAAACCATCACAGGTCTGTGTCACCTAGGCCATCCAGGCCATctcaaagaaggaagaaatagAACCGATACTTAAGCAAACTTACAGGGTCACCTTTATTTCAAAACACTTAGTTATGCTCCCTATTTTTCAGATGTAAGCAGACTCGATAAGTCATGCTCACAAGAGTTATGAGCCATCTTGTTGGCCATCTAGTCTGAAAATATTTACTTTCAAAGTATGGACTtttccgttttctttcttttataagcAGTGCTGTGTTTAATTTATCCAGACCCGGAAGGAGTCTAGTGTAGTTCGCCGTTTCATAGGCCGAAAAGCTTCTGCgaggcatttcgtcgaacacaTTACATACTAAACCACGTACAGTGAGCCGATCTTCAAACCCACGGTCAGCCACGCGCTTCCGGAGGGCGTCCACCATCCTGCCGTCGATCTCCACCGCCACGACCTTGCGGGAGACCTCCAGGAGCTTCAGCGTGAGATTCCCCGTCCCGGGTCCGATCTCCAAGACAGTGTCGCCGGGCTTCAGCTCGGCCCTCCGGACGATCGAATCAAGAACTCGCGGGTTGGTGAGGATGTGTTGGCCCTTGCTCTTGTGAAGCCGAAACTCGGGTCCTCGGGCTTCTCGAGCGCCCTTCTCGGAACCCCGGCGGCCGTCGTCCTCTCGGGTCCGAGCGTGCATGCACTCGGCCTGGAGAAGTTGCCCACCGCCATCGCGTCGCCAAAGCAGTCGACTCGGATCAGCACGAATCGAGCGGCACTTGCGAAACATGAAAAAGGGGGCGGGTAGTCTCTGTTTCGAGTGCGCTCGAATGGGTCACCGCCTGTtgcggcgtcgggcgaggagcGGATTCAGGATCGAAACTGAGAAACGGTCGATACCATGCGAAGTTCGCGGCTCTTGCTCGGTCTGAACATCAGCATCTAACCGCCGAAATGCAGAGGAAACGTGCTGCTACTGTTCAATTCTTCAAAAGCTAAAGGCATTGTCAGTTGAAAGTGCTCGAATTCCTTTGTCGGGTTGACTGGACGTCAGATCAAAACATCGTCACCGTTATATCGTGGGAAACATCCGCGAATTTGAGATCCAAAAAAAGGGCATCACTGTTGAATATGCCATACCATGTAACATGCTgtaatacattaaaaaaaaccCAGTTtcaaaaaagtaacaaaaaattCAGATGCAATATTTATCATTTTGTAAgtctatatttgaaatatcatgaTATGGATTAAATGGTCAATTCACTCTTATTTAGGGTATTGATACTTTGAACCTGGACATGGCAAGCACATGCTGAAATCTATTAGTCCTACTTTGAATGCATTGAGGACCCTATGAAGAGACCATTCAAACGAATGTATAGACTTTTGTGCTAGGTAAGCAATTTTTTATATGggtagcaattttttttcttttaattgtttgataCGGACCTTTGAAATCGCACTTTTTTTAGATGGAACAAATTGCACGACGTCCAAGGCATATGTTGTGTCCAAACCTACTAAAATGATGGGGTCAAGTTAATACGCATTCAGATAAATATGTAATTTGCTTGTGTTAGTGGGAGGCATAGAAAGTTTTAAGTGAAGAAATGATGAAAATCACCAACAGATTTTCAGAAATCGCCATCAATTCCTTATGTTTTATTCATCATGATTGTAAAGTTCCACTAAAATCACTCCATGCTGCAGACATAAGAATCTCAACATAACATATGGCGCTTATAATATATCACTGCGGATTTCAGCTTGTTCCAAAGAGTCCTTCAAAGACAACTGCGGAGCCCGCAGAGCCCGCGTGATTAAGCTGAAGCAGTAGCCACATGCTTGCCGATGGTCTGCTGAAGATCATCTTTCTTTGCTCCGACCACCTTGTCCACAACCTTCCCCCCTTTCACGAAAATGAAGGTGGGCATCGCCTCCACAGCCCATTCTTGAGCAACTTGCTGCAAAGACACAAGTAATTAGTCCGTGATTTAACTGCACAGGAAGGATGGGGGAATTGGGGAAACAATCTTAGTTCCGCATGGGATGGAATTTTATATTTACCTTCAGCTCATCCACATCAACCTTTAGGAAAAGGACGGCGGGGAATTTCTTGGCCAGCTCTGCCAGGAAAGGTGCGATAAAGCGACACGGTCCGCACCATGATGCAGTGAAGTCCACAACTACCTGCATTAATTAAAGTAGCAATCGTTATCGATGAGAATCTGAAACTGGACCCAGAGCTTTAAtgcaggaaaaataaagaacGGTCGGCTCGGCCTTGAATTTTAAATCGATTTGTTGGAAGCTAGTCGCCTGTCACAACACCCTGTAAATCACTTCTAGAAAACTAaattggaagggtggccataTTCTGTACAAGTGCAAGAAGAACTGGGAGACAGTATGACTTTGACACAACATTCTATCGCCTCAATGTCCAGGGAGGACATCTAAAATCAAGCTGGATGATAGAGTAGTAGGTCATCCATGAATTGGCATGTTGGAGAAATCTGCAGTTCAAAATATGCCAATGGCAATGGCATGGGACTTCAGTTCTGTCTTTGTTGAACGTCAAATGACCTGTTTTTCAGGTATTTCTGTGGCATGACATGGTAAGGACTACTAGCAACCAACCGATTTGATCCTAGAAAGGGAAATTGCCGTGACTAATCACACGGGCATCGAACATCAGCACAAATCAACTAAGAAAAGGAGTGTGATCCCGTGTTCATCGCACAAATATACAGTAATATTTTTCCTTAGATAACAGCTTATCAATTGCAAGCCACTTCCCATCGTAGTTTTCCTCATCAAGACTCAAAATTTCCACTGTGCCTTGACCTCTAGTTGTCACTTCTTTTCGTCATGTCTAACTTAAAGACGAAAGCTCCTCAAGcgcatgttttctttttgtttcccacCGTGGACTTGGTCCTATCGCGGAAGATATCATTATTCGCTTAAAACAAAGTTAAAAGAAGTATGTctccatcaaaagaaaaataacagaGAAAAAATACAAGAACAGTCCAACCGAGGAAGCGGTCTATCTCCAATACCATTGCCTACAGCAAGAATTATTATCGTGGGTTACGACGTAACATCAAGCCACTATTTTCCATGTGGTCGGTCGTAGGCCGAACCTGTATAAATCTATAGATATGCCCCCTTTTCGACCACTCTGCTCTCAAGCCAAACCAGTGCAGGGCTTATTGGAGAAACCGCAgctataaaaaatcaaaacccaGTTGATGAAGCAAACCCCCTCACGAGCTAGGGTCCACAAAGCAGTTCACTTGACAATTACATAAGATATAGTTGCCGAACCACGAACAACCCCGGAAAATCAGATAAATTTGCATAAATGCACGCGTATGTAGACGGCTTGTGAATCTTCCGCCTGAAGAAACTCAACAAGAGTCACGTCAATTCGGGGGGTTTTCTCATCTCCGTAGATAATCACACCGCTTCCGGTGGAAATTAAACGTGCAACCAGCCGAACCCGATCAGAGCAGGCACTCGAATCACGACTCGAAATCACTTTTCTCGTTCATGTACGAATCCATCCACGAATCGGGCACGTCTAAATCGAAGTCAACGCCTCGCCTTTCACGACGATCAACCGAGCCACGgccaaatccaaaaaaacaaaacaaagagaaCCCGTAACACGCAACCTCGACAGCCGGAAGATCACGCATCCGGAGTTGCAAAAAGCCAACCAAAAAAAACGCCGCCAGTCCCGGACATCAAAGCGCAAACGCGAACGAAACGAAAGCAAACGAAGGGacggaaagagaaagagagatgaaaCAAAGAAGATGGTACCAGCTGGTCGGGCTCGTTGCCCTTCTGGATTTGCTCGGTCCAAGCCCCGACGGTGTGGCAGCCGATCACCTGTCCCTCCTCCGACGACGCCATTCTCGCTCCCTGCACTGCACGACACTAGCCGCCTCGCGACAGCTGGAAACCtcttctgctgctgctgtttGCTCCTCGTCGATTCCGAGGATCTTGTCGAGCGCACGTCTTTCCGTTTCGGTGCCTCG of the Eucalyptus grandis isolate ANBG69807.140 chromosome 10, ASM1654582v1, whole genome shotgun sequence genome contains:
- the LOC104422731 gene encoding ribosomal RNA small subunit methyltransferase, mitochondrial, producing the protein MFRKCRSIRADPSRLLWRRDGGGQLLQAECMHARTREDDGRRGSEKGAREARGPEFRLHKSKGQHILTNPRVLDSIVRRAELKPGDTVLEIGPGTGNLTLKLLEVSRKVVAVEIDGRMVDALRKRVADRGFEDRLTVIQKDALKTQFPPFDIVVANIPYQISSPLIIKLVYGKIQFRSATLLLQKEFARRLLANPGDSEYNRLAVNVKLVADVEFAMDVSKRDFLPVPKVNSSVVIIRPKTELPEVNLAEWWAFTRTCFGKKNKTLGATFKQKRKLMEIFKTSTLAGLKKDVAITNDDGISGVSVEDGDIDEEGNSEEESLSSSVPEGEMNLFKEKIVGVLRAEGFEDKRPSKLSNDELLHLLAVLNHAGVYFHNQAES
- the LOC104422730 gene encoding thioredoxin H-type encodes the protein MASSEEGQVIGCHTVGAWTEQIQKGNEPDQLVVVDFTASWCGPCRFIAPFLAELAKKFPAVLFLKVDVDELKQVAQEWAVEAMPTFIFVKGGKVVDKVVGAKKDDLQQTIGKHVATASA